One Ostrea edulis chromosome 6, xbOstEdul1.1, whole genome shotgun sequence genomic window, AGTGCTAAacatgggtctaaatttgtggtacttcacctacagctggttaCGTATCAATATGGGTGATAAATTCTCGACAGGACGCAAAACACAAACAAACGTCGGACCACAATGTACAGTTGCCTTGTGTTAATCGTGAAATGCATCGATTAAcagatttataataacataATAAATGCATGAAACAGAATATCTGGATAAATAGAATTTTAATATAATCATGCATGTAGAATTGGGTCTTATCCAAGAAATACCAGCTATAGTTCACAATaattataacaatatataaatgtatgaaacAGAATATCCATTCAATCAGGTAGTCTTGATATGCCAAAATCAGATCTACAATTACGCATCCAACTATAAAAAAAGAGCATATTCTGTCCTTCTTATTCTtccctttttccaaaaaattTCCTTCTTCCATTAAATGTCAAATATCGGAGACAGCAGGAATTTCCAAtcttaataatttaaaaatgacaTCAAACCCGTTCATTTTATGGTACAGATTTTTCATCATAATCATACAAAAAGGcctgaactatatatatatgctagATTTCATTTCATTGGATCAACTTGCTGCTGCTTATTAAGTGATTAAACTCCTAGTCTTTTTTTGACTGACGTTATTGCACGTTGCTATAGTTTCACAGAATCCCATTAATATACATGGAGTATTATAGATACAGAAGATACACAAAGAATCAATACAGAAATTATATCACAGAAAccataaacaaatacacataccgTATAAGCCGAATTCTTAGCGAGGATTTCATTTTGGCAATATTAGCGACAATGTTGAGGTCACTAAAATTGAATGtcactaacaatttattccatatcggaggtaacagttatctttcttggaattctAAAATTGCTcaaattagctctcgctaaatataATACCCATAATTCATGGACAAattgctaaatttgtgtctcactGAAAATATCACTTATACGGTATCCTTCATAATTTGGCAACTAATTCTTCAAATGACTTGCTGTAGACATTTTTATTTTCCCTGTTGGTTTGATTTTCACTATTTTCATTGTAGGCCAAAATTGAAATCAAAACTGCAGTGAACATTATATAACCTTAACGTTCACATCAATGGACATAAATGCCATAACttcaaatttgaataaaaacaagtttaaacaaaaatttgtgAAAATCACCAGCAGTGAATTTAAATCCGTACTACAGAGTAATAATTTGAGCCAAAAATTATGCCCCTTTGCGTCCTTGAACAGCATCAAAGCTCCCGCCAGGAATGGTGAAAGTTGTCCATTTTGTTGCAGGCAGCTGGTTTAGAAGAACCCTATGAACATAAAAACACTGGTAATCAGTTTACAACTACACATTGTGTTAGAACAATATGATTGGCtcgtatgtatatatatacatgtaatatattgaCTTTGATTATATAACTGTGAGTGTGCAAGAAAGAACCTTAGTTGTGTGTTTGTGTGACTACTGTATATGATTATGATGTTTGTACTTAAATAtgtgcaaaaataaaacattattaaaaAGTTCAGCTCTGCAAATACAGTACAAAAAATTCTagaaaactttgattcctatgAAATTTTCTAAATTTGAAGTACGCTGGCaggaagcgtcgcagttcataccctcctgtatttcaaaactgaaattcatttctaaatgtTATGTAAGGCAATCCAATCTTAAAATGTTGTCAATATCTGCTCCTTTGAATTCCATAGGTCACAAAAATCCATAGGTCACAAACTTGTTGAAAGTATTTCTTCTCAATTGAAAGGTAACTTATAAATTGATTTGTAGTTATTTGATCCACCACAGCACACCAGACATCAACtcaatatacagtacatgtatatctatgagTAAAACTATAATGCTCTCCCCCAACCCTGTTTACAAAACAGTTTTACACCATAGTATCTAAAAGACATGCATTCACAGACATATTTTCCTACATCACAGATTTATGCAAGGAAAGAGAAAGAGGATATGcctatatgaaaatattgtactttaTGTGAAAAGTGACCAGCTGATTTGCAGGCAGTGGTCACTTAACAGTCAATTTTCTGCTTACTACTTAGAAATTGCAATGTGGAAGATTTAACACAAACCTTGTAAGTATCACAATGTGGAAAATAACACAAACCTCGTAAGTATCACAATGTGGAGGATTTAACACAAACCTTGTAAGTATCACAATGTGGAAAATAACACACAAACCTTGTAAGTATCACAATGTGGAGGATTTAACACAAACCTTGTAAGTATCACAATGTGGAAAATGACACACAAATCTTGTAAGTATCACAATGTGGAAATTAACACATAAACCTTGTAAGTATATATCACAATGTGGAAAATGACACACAAACCTTGTAAGTATCACAATGTGGAAAATAACACACAAACCTTGTAAGTATCACAATGTGGAAATTAACACATAAACCTTGTAAGTATATATCACAATGTGGAAAATGACACACAAACCTTGTAAGTATCACAATTTGGAAAATGACACACAAACCTAGTAAGAATCACAATGTGGAGGATTTAACACACAAACCTTGTAAGTATCACAATGTGGAAAATAACACACAAACCTTGTAAGTATCACAATGTGGAAAATGACACACAAATCTTGTAAGTATAACAATCTGGAAATTAACATACAAACCTTGTAAGTATAAAAATGTGGAAATTAACACACAAACCTTGTAAGTATTACAATGTGGAAAATAATCTGCCTTAACTCACTATGAGTTAAGTCCTGTTATTGAAATGAACAGAACAAGTATTTGTTCAGGCAAAGAAACATAACTCTTGCAATCAATTGAATTGCATGGTTTTGACACTATCCCCCCAAATAcctattatgacactttcccctcTTTCTAATCCCTGGGTATATATAGTGCGCAAGCGCTAATTGCCGGTCCTTTTTGAGTTGCATGTCAACGAAAATCCAAACCCTCCCTCCACTCCCCCTTTTTTCTAAGCATATATGCATACCATCCTTGTTGCGTTTTTGCTGTCTCTCTTTGTGTATTTTCAGATCCATTTTGTCAACGTGACTCGACTCTCCGCCTTCACGATGTGTCATGGCTTTACGAATTTACGAGTTGTCAGTGGTCAATAATAGACAATCACCGATTGCTAAGCCTGCCACAGATTTTGTTTCAGTCCAGGTCCGTGGCCAATAATTGGGCTTATTgacattgaatgattgattgatatattgattgattgacacattggtggattgaaatattgattgattgaaaatattgagtgaattattgattgattgacacattggtggattgaaatattgattgaaaatattgagtgaattattgattgattgacacattggtggattgaaatattgattgattgattaaaaatattgaatgaattattgattgatatattgattgattgacacattggtggattgaaatattgattgattgattgaaaatattgagtgaattattgattgattgactcaAACATGcatggactattgatgctacaacatTACTATCCAAAAGTCGTTGTAGAGCATGCATTTCATTACAGagtgtatatgatatacatactgatggtaattggtttgtattgatatgaACATTGTCGTTGAATtggaaatatgtttttattaagtaaagccatgacaaagactgccaatacgtgttattgttctgttcTATTGAAATAACACACAAACCTTGTAAGTGTCACAATGTGGAAAATAACACACAAACATCACAATGTGGAAGATTTAACACAAACCTTGTAAGTATCACAATGTGGAAAATGACACACAAACCTTGTAAGTATCACAATGTGGAGGATTTAACACACAAACCTTGTAAGTATCACAATGTGGAAAATAACACACAAACCTTGTAAGTATCACAATGTGGAGAATTTAACACACAAACCTTGTAAGTATCACAATGTGGAAAATGACACACAAACCTTGTAAGTATCACAATGTGGAAAATGACACACAAACCTTGTAAGTATAACAATGTGGAAAATGACACACAAACATCACAATGTGGAAGATTTAACACAAACCTTGTAAGTATCACAATGTGGAAAATGACACACAAACATCACAATGTGGAAGATTTAACACAAACCTTGTAAGTATCACAATGTGGAAAATAACACACAAACCTTGTAAGTATCACAATGTGGAAAATGACACACAAACATCACAATGTGGAAGATTTAACACAAACCTTGTAAGTATCACAATGTGGAAAATGACACACAAACCTTGTAAGTATAACAATCTGGAAATTAACATACAAACCTTGTAAGTATCACAATGTGGAAAATGACACACAAACCTTGTAAGTATCACAATGTGGAGGATTTAACACACAAACCTTGTAAGTATCACAATGTGGAAAATGACACACAAACCTTGTAAGTATCACAATGTGGAAAATGACACACAAACATCACAATGTGGAAGATTTAACACAAACCTTGTAAGTATCACAATGTGGAAAATAACACACAAACCTTGTAAGTATCACAATGTGGAAAATGACACACAAACCTTGTAAGTATCACAATGTGGAGGATTTAACACAAACCTTGTAAGTATCACAATGTGGAGGATTTAACACAAACCTTGTAAGTATCACAATGTGGAGGATTTAACACAAACCTTGTAAGTATCACAATGTGGAAAATAACACACAAACCTTGTAAGTATCACAATGTGGAAAATAACACACAAACCTTGTAAGTATCACAATGTGGAAATTAACACACAAACCTTGTAAGTATCACAATGTGGAAAATGACATACAAACCTTGTAAGTATCACAATGTGGAGGATTTAACATAAACCTTGTAAGTATCACAATGTGGAAAATGACACACAAACCTTGTAAGTATCACAATGTGGAAAATGACGCACAAACCTTGTAAGTATCACAGATAAGCTTGGTCAAATCAGCCTCTGCTTTCTTTTCTATCTCTTCAGTGTGTACCTGAAATAATCCAAAAAAGATGCAAGTTCTTAcctgaaggttataaaacttttctgagtacgttttcatactcaaactctaTGCTCTAAatcatactcatactcaaaagtgtagattataaaacttttataaaattattctcacactcaaatggagtacatgctcaatattttgcaagatAGCCTCGGAGCTTGCTCGGAGTTGTACACAAAACAAACATgcctgagtttgagtatgagtacggtaaatgttttataacctccaggcctgacGTTGGCATGTGAGAATACGGGAAATAACGTAGTGGCTCATGATGAGACtgataaatcattttctttcaaatctaGCACACAGTCATTTAAAATATCTGAATTTCATTTTCCTACTTTCTTGCATCATTGCCTCAATGTCTAATACATTCATGTAATCTGAGTATTACATTATCAAACTTGTAACTTTGAATCTGCAATTACCGGTATGAGATAATTGTGTTATATTTACTTTTCCAACTCACAGTTTTCACAGTGATAACCCCTTGAAGCTTCAATGTGTTAACTTTCCCCACAACTCACAACTGGATGTAAATTTCTCAGTTCGTGCAAATTAAATGAAAAGTCAGAAGGTGGGGACTACGGAATGCCATgagtatttcaatttctatcAAGCAGTATTTTTGATCTGGTCTACTGCACCAAATGTATCAGGTaaagagaaaatgcaacagaccaaaccgggattcaaacccaggccccctgaatctctaatgaggtgctctaccaactgagatATCTGACCATCGGAGTTTAAAATGAACCCATCTGACCACCACACATACATGCTTTAGAGACactatacataaatatataaaataatgtGTTACTCCTACCCCATTGAGAGTGACCCAGGGGACATATTTGTGTGGTGGGTTGAGTGCATTTGTCTTTTGAGCCATCCAATGCTCTAGGCTGTTCCCAAGTTTACTGGTGGAGCAGTCCATGATAGGCTTCAGGTCAATCCCGAGTTTACGGGCACACTGTGTAAAGAAAAAACTTGGCTTACATCGTTTGTTATAAACttgatgtatacatgtaccgtaGATGTGGAATTTTTTAGCAGCACAAATTTAGCAAATTTTCCATTGAAATGggtacataatgtatatatattcagtgCGAGTTAATTTTAGTGACTAtataattccaggaaagataactattacctcCAGTATGGCATAAATTGTTAGCGGTGTTCAATCTTTTAGCGATCTTGTCACTCTTGCTaataatatcaaattaaatcCTCAcaaaaaatttgtttatatgcaGTATATTGTAAACTTATCTGCTCTGATTAGCATATTTATCTAGCACCACTAATTCATTGTTTAACAGTACTAACCTTTTCTGCTGACGTTTTTGGTACTCcaaattgttcattttcaatacagCTGATGAATGGGAAATAACTGGAGATGTTTTTCAGCAAATGAATTGCACAGGTCTGTATTCAAAAGAAGCAATGGTGAGTTTCAAAGCTTATGTAAGTATCACATCAGTCAGTTAAAGTATCTTATCAGTCATCTAATTATCTCATCAGTCATATAATTATCTCATCAGTCATGTAAGTATCTCATCAGTCATGTAAGTATCACATCAGTCATGTAAATATCTCATCAGTCATATAATTATCTCATCAGTCATGTAAGTATCTCATCAGTCATGTAAATATCTCATCAGTCATGTAAGTATCTCATCAGTCATGTAAGTATCTCATCAGTCATATAAGTATCACATCAGTCATGTAAGTATCTCATCAGTCATATAATTATCTCATCAGTCATGTAAGTATCTCATCAGTCATGTAAGTATCACATCAGTCATGTAAATATCTCATCAGTCATATAATTATCTCATCAGTCATATAATTATCTCATCAGTCATGTAAGTATCTCATCAGTCATGTAAGTATCTCATCAGTCATATAATTATCTCATCAGTCATGTAAATATCTCATCAGTCATGTAAGTATCTCATTAGTCATGTAAGTATCACATCAGTCATGTAAATATCTCATCAGTCATGTAAGTATCTCATTAGTCATGTAAGTATCACATCAGTCATGTAAATATCTCATCAGTCATGTAAGTATCTCATTAGTCATGTAAGTATCTCATCAGTCATGTAAATATCTTATCAGTCATGTAAGTATCACATCAGTCATGTAAGTATCTCATTAGTCATGTAAATATCTCATCAGTCATGTAAGTATCTCATCAGTCATGTAAATATCTTATCAGTCATGTAAGTATCACATCAGTCATGTAAATATCTCATCAGTCATGTAAATATCTCATCAGTCATGTAAGTATCTTATCAGTCATGTAAGTATCTTATCAGTCATGTAAATATCTCATCAGTCATGTAAGTATCTCATCAGTCATGTAAATATCTCATCAGTCATGTAAGTATCTCACCAGTTATGTAAATATCACATCAGTCATATAAGTATATTATCAGTCATGTAAATATCTCATCAGTCATGTAAGTATCACATCAGTCATGTAAATATCTCATCAGTCATGTAAGTATCACATCAGTCATGCAAGTATCACATCAGTCATGTAAGTATCACAGCAGTCATGTAAGTATCTCATTAGTCATGTAAGCATTACAACAGTCATGAGGTTCACAATGACAAGGTTCTGACCTCTATAAGGTTCACATTGACAAGGTTCTGACCTCTATAAGGTTCACATTGACAAGGTTCTGACCTTTATAAGGTTCACAATGACAAGGTTCCGATCTCTATAAGGTTCACAATGACAAAGTTCACACCTCTATAAGGTTCACAATGACAAGAATCTGATCTCTATAAGGTTCATATTGACATAGTTCACACATCTATAAGGTTCACAAAGACAAGGTTCTGACCTCTATCAGGTTCTGACCTCTATAAGGTTCATATTGACAAGGTGTTGACCTTTATAAGGTTCACAATGACAAGGTTCCGATTTCTATAAGGTTCACAATGACAAAGTTTTGACCTCTATAAGGTTCACAAAGACAAGATTCTGACCTCTATAAGGTTCACAATGACAAAGTTCACACCTCTATAAGGTTCACAATGACAAAGTTCTTACCTCTATAAGGTTCACATTGACAAAGTTCTGACCTCTATCAGGTTTACAATGACAAAGTTCTGACCTCTATCAGGTTCACAATGACAAAGTTCACACCTCTATAAGGTTCACATTGACAAAGTTTACACCTCTATAAGGTTCACATTGACAAAGTTTTGACCTCTATAAGGTTCACATTGACAAAGTTCTGACCTCTATAAGGTTCACATTGACAAAGTTCTTACCTCTATAAGGTTCACATTGACAAAGTTCTGACCTCTATCAGGTTTACAATGACAAAGTTCACACCTCTATAAGGTTCACATTGACAAAGTTCTGAGCCCTATAAGGTTCACATTGACAAAGTTTTGACCTCTATAAGGTTCACATTGACAATGTTCTGACCTCTATAAGGCTCACAATGACAAAGTTCACACCTCTATAAGGTTCACATTGACAAAGTTCTGACCTCTATAAGGTTCACAATGACAAAGTTCTGACCTCTATAAGGTTCACAATGACAAAGTTCACACCTCTATAAGGTTCACATTGGCAAAGTTCTGACCTCTATAAGGTTCACAATGACAAAGTTCTGACCTCTATAAGGTTCACAATGACAAAGTTCTGACCTCTATAAGGTTCTCATCTCTATCAGGTTCTCACCTCTATCAGGTTCACAAAGACAAGGTTCTCGCCTCTATCAGGTTCACAATCTATCAGGTTCACAAAGACAAGGTTCTCACCTCTATCAGGTTCACAAAGACAAGGTTCTCACCTCTATAAGGTTCCCTACACACTCCTCTTCCCCAtgctgacatgtgaacttccaCTGTCCAGAAACGTCTCTCTTTTCCTTTAATGTAACAAACATACTGTAACTCATGTTTTATTTCCAAGAACTTCATAATTTTGAGAAATGAGTCGTTTGCGAAACTTTGATTCTCACAAATTAGATACAGAAGACTTCAGCAATAATCATGATTAACAAAAGTTTTGTCTCATCAATAAATACgtcattgtgaaaataatatc contains:
- the LOC125646597 gene encoding gamma-interferon-inducible lysosomal thiol reductase-like, translated to MYKVIVFFASVIFVTSLKNECNVPPEFWCSSEEIATQCQVTEQCHRYHQSKASTDKVQFTLYFESLCPDCKNFFQKQLTKTYNEIGEIMDLTLVPYGNAEEKRDVSGQWKFTCQHGEEECVGNLIETCAIHLLKNISSYFPFISCIENEQFGVPKTSAEKCARKLGIDLKPIMDCSTSKLGNSLEHWMAQKTNALNPPHKYVPWVTLNGVHTEEIEKKAEADLTKLICDTYKGSSKPAACNKMDNFHHSWREL